The genomic interval TCAATTATAAAATCTTTTCTTAATGCGGGTAGTTTAGAAAGTGTTTTAAACCTACTTAGATAAGTCTTACTCCCCTGGAAAAACTTTTCATCCGTTAAAATAGATACGGCATTTGCAGGCATGGAACTATAAGAATCAATTATTTCGTCAATATTAAAATCCTTACGAATAATTCCTTTTGATGGCGATGCTTTTTTGATTTCTGCAATTAAAGCTAATTTTTTTAAAGAAGCGATCTGATCTTTAAATGAAACGAGTGGAAATTGTCTTTTATCCGAACCATCCAATCTGATCTGTTCAATTTCTTCAAGTTTTACTTTAAATATTTCTTTTAATTTATCATGCACAGTAAAATATTACCTGTTTGTTTCATTGATAAGCTGATCAAGTTTTTCTTTAGCTTTACCATCTGAAACGGATTCATATGCTAACTCTACTCCGTCAAGTAAATTATTTACTTTACCACTTACAAGTATTGCAGCAGCTGCATTTAATACTGCAATATCAAGTGCTGCCCCGCTTTTATTATTTAATACATCCAGGATAATCTGTTTATTTGCATCACAATCCAAGCTTTGAATTGTGGAAATATCACGAACTTTTATCCCGACACTTTCCGGATGAATTGTATAATTTTTAACGGTTCCATTCTTTAGTTCGCTTACAAAAGTTTCTCCTGTTATTGTCAATTCATCCAGACCATTATGGCCATGAATAATCATCACATGTTCGGAACCTAATTCTTTCATGACATGAGCCATGGTGTTACATAAATCTTTATCGAAAACACCAATTACCTGTCTTTTAGTTTTTGCAGGATTGGTTAATGGGCCCAAAATATTAAAAATAGTGCGGACTCCCATTTCTTTTCTCGGCCCGACAGCGTACTTCATCGCCTTGTGATAAACCGGGGCAAATAAGAAAGCCAAACCAATTTTGTTAAAAACTGAAGTGAATTTGTCAATTGAAATATCAATATTAACACCCAATGCTTTTAAAATATCCGCGCTGCCACATTTACTGGAAACAGCACGGTTTCCATGCTTTGCAATTTTGACACCTGCTCCTGCAGCAACAAGGGCTGCCGTTGTAGAAATATTAAATGTATGCAAATTATCACCACCGGTACCACAAGTATCTACAACATTTTGAGCATCAATTTTGAACGGTTCGGCGTTTGATGCCATTGCCTCGGCAGCACCGCTTATTTCATCAACAGTTTCACCTTTCATTCGGAGAGCAGTAAGTAAAGCTGCGATTTGTGCATCCGTTGCATTACCCTGCATTATGTCATTAACAATTTCTCTTGACTCTGCACGACTCAAATCATTTTTTTGAATAACACTTTTCAATGCTTCTTTAATTGTCATTGATCCCTCTGATTTATGCTTTCTTTATATTTGGTGATTATTGGTACAATCGCAGGATGTGGCTCAATTTCTAATCCAACAGATATTCGCGCGGCATTAATTATAATCTTGTTGTTGGATTTGTGCAAACTAATATAAATAATATTTTCTCCATCTGCTCCGGAACCAATAATAGCGGGTTTGGCGTTTAAATTAATTACATCTGATTGCTCATGAGCCATTAAAATCAAATCAAATATTTTAAACTTCGTAGTGTAATCAACAAGATCACTTTCCTCACCATGCAGTAAAAGAATATTGAAGTCACTTTCTTTAAGAGTCTTTAAATTCTGAAAAAATAAACCACTATTATTGTCGATTTGATTGGCGTAATCTCTAACAATTTTGGGAGATAGAAAACTATTAAAAGTAATATTTGTATTCCCAGCAATAAGAGGTTTTTTCGAATTGGACTCGGGTAATTGTTTTATTCTATAATTTGAGGAAACATGTTCTCCCAAATTATTTTTGCTGATTTTGGCAAGAAAAGAAGTTCCCTCAATAAGTTCCTGTTCAGAAAGAACCCAAATATCCGGTTTTATAATTTGATAAGCCTCGACAATGGCTTTATCAAGCTCGATAAACGGGTAAGTATTAAAGGTATCTCCACCATCAATAACGATTAATTCAGGATTCTTTGATCTCTGTTTCTCAATTATCGTAGCAATTCTATCCAATCCACCAAGAGGCGGATCTCCGCAATTACAATTTTCAATGTTACCATTTAGATTGGCAAAGTACAGCACTTCAAAAAACGGGTTTTCCTGAGGTGGTTCGTTTACCTGACAGGTAGCCGAGGCAAAGTGCAACAAAACAACAAGAAATATTTTCATAATTTAAAAATAGGGTTGATTTAAGGTAAGGGACAAAATTTTTATCTTGGGAAATCAGCAAATAATACTACTGTTTCCCATGTATTAAACCACGGAATGGTTTAGATTTTTCTATAAATTATTTGGTCTCGTCGTTGACCAGTAGAAATATATTTAACAGGAATATCCAAAAAAGATTCAATGAACTTAATATAATCTTTGGCTTCTTTTGGCAATTCATCAAAATCTTGTATTCCGTCAATCGAGCAATTCCAACCTTTTAATTCTTTATAAACAGGTGTAATATTTTCTAAAACATTTTGATCAGCAGGTAACCATTCTATTTCTTTACCATTATGCTTGTATGAAACGCACACCTTAATGTTTTCAAAATCACTCAGCACATCCAGCTTTGTTAGTGCAATATTTGTCAAGCCATTTACCTGAACAGAATAACGAGCCGCGACTAAATCTAACCAGCCACATCTCCTTGGCCGTCCTGTAGTTGCGCCAAATTCATGTCCGTTTCTGCGAAGCTTTTCGCCAGTTTCATCTTCCAATTCGGTAGGAAACGGACCATTTCCAACACGGGTCAAATAAGCTTTCATAACCCCACTTATTTCGCTTTGTGAGGGAGCAACACCAGAGCCTATAAAAGCTCCGCCAGCAACCGGATGAGAAGATGTTACATATGGAAAAGAACCATAGTCAATATCAAGCAAAGCGCCCTGTGCACCCTCTATCAAAATCGGTTTATTCGTTTTTTGGTACTCATGAACAATGGAAAGGGTTTCTTTAATATATGGCCGTAGTTTTTCAGCATATTCCCTGGCAAACATTATTGTTTCTTTTACATCTTCAGGTTCTGTTTTGTAATATTTTTCAAAAACAAAATTTTTAAACTCCAGATTGGATGTAATTTTTGATTCACACAATTCAGGATTTAATAAATCGATTGCCCTAATGCCAAGCCGGTTGTATTTATCTGCATATGCCGGACCAATCCCTCGACGGGTTGTACCAATTTGCTTTTTGCCTTTATTCGATTCAGATTGTGCATCAAGTTTTTTGTGGTATGGTAAAATTATATGTGTTCTTGGGGAAATAAATAACCTGTCATTATAAGAAATGCCGGCTTTATCCAGTACTTCAAGTTCATCACAGAATGCTTTTGGATCCAGCACAACGCCACCACCGATAAGACATTTTACATCTTCCCGCAAAATGCCGCTTGGAATTAAATGCAGAACATATTTTTTTTCTCCAATATAAACGGTATGACCGGCATTTGCCCCTCCCTGATAGCGAATAACCATTTCCTTATCAACGCTCAAGACGTCAATTATTTTGCCTTTT from Calditrichota bacterium carries:
- the trpD gene encoding anthranilate phosphoribosyltransferase; translation: MTIKEALKSVIQKNDLSRAESREIVNDIMQGNATDAQIAALLTALRMKGETVDEISGAAEAMASNAEPFKIDAQNVVDTCGTGGDNLHTFNISTTAALVAAGAGVKIAKHGNRAVSSKCGSADILKALGVNIDISIDKFTSVFNKIGLAFLFAPVYHKAMKYAVGPRKEMGVRTIFNILGPLTNPAKTKRQVIGVFDKDLCNTMAHVMKELGSEHVMIIHGHNGLDELTITGETFVSELKNGTVKNYTIHPESVGIKVRDISTIQSLDCDANKQIILDVLNNKSGAALDIAVLNAAAAILVSGKVNNLLDGVELAYESVSDGKAKEKLDQLINETNR
- a CDS encoding adenylosuccinate synthase codes for the protein MSVQIVVGAQWGDEGKGKIIDVLSVDKEMVIRYQGGANAGHTVYIGEKKYVLHLIPSGILREDVKCLIGGGVVLDPKAFCDELEVLDKAGISYNDRLFISPRTHIILPYHKKLDAQSESNKGKKQIGTTRRGIGPAYADKYNRLGIRAIDLLNPELCESKITSNLEFKNFVFEKYYKTEPEDVKETIMFAREYAEKLRPYIKETLSIVHEYQKTNKPILIEGAQGALLDIDYGSFPYVTSSHPVAGGAFIGSGVAPSQSEISGVMKAYLTRVGNGPFPTELEDETGEKLRRNGHEFGATTGRPRRCGWLDLVAARYSVQVNGLTNIALTKLDVLSDFENIKVCVSYKHNGKEIEWLPADQNVLENITPVYKELKGWNCSIDGIQDFDELPKEAKDYIKFIESFLDIPVKYISTGQRRDQIIYRKI